The sequence below is a genomic window from Pseudomonas cannabina.
CTGGCCGTCATCCGCCAGGCGGCGACAGATGGGCTCGCCCTGAAGACTTTGAGCTGTTTGGCTCGCTTGGCATAGGCTCGGGCGGGTTTTTGCCAGTCTTTCAGGCTGGCTTTACGGAAATACTGCGGATGGTCATCAACGGATACCAAAGTGACCAGCGACTGATTCCGGGCGGGATATCCAGTCTGGCCGCGAGACTCGCTGATCAGTCGTTTGACGGCAAAGCGTTAAGGGACCGCGTTTGTTTTAGCCGGGTAGGTCGCATTTCCAGAGAAGCTGAAAAAATCATCATCCAGACGGAAGCAGGAGAGCAGCGTGTATTTGATCGAGTAATTGTCACTAGCAGTAATCGGGCCATGCAAATGATTCACTGCCTCACGGATAGCGAGAGCTTTCTGAGTCGTGATGTCGCTCGTGCTGTCCGCGAAACCCATCTGACAGGTTCATCGAAGCTTTTCATTCTCACCCGAACCAAATTCTGGATAAAAAACAAGCTTCCCACCACCATCCAGTCGGACGGTCTGGTGCGCGGCGTCTATTGTCTGGATTATCAGCCCGATGAACCTGAGGGGCATGGCGTTGTTCTGCTCAGTTACACGTGGGAAGACGACGCTCAAAAAATGCTGGCGATGCCTGACAAGAAAACGCGTTGCCAGGTACTGGTTGATGACCTTGCTGCGATACACCCGACGTTCGCCAGTTATCTCCTGCCCGTTGATGGGGATTATGAGCGGTATGTATTGCACCATGACTGGCTCACCGATCCCCATTCTGCGGGCGCTTTCAAACTCAATTATCCCGGCGAGGACGTTTACTCGCAGCGATTGTTTTTTCAACCAATGACAGCGAACAGTCCCAATAAAGACACGGGGCTCTATCTGGCTGGCTGCAGTTGCTCTTTTGCCGGAGGGTGGATCGAAGGTGCTGTCCAGACAGCATTGAACAGTGCTTGCGCGGTGCTGCGCAGCACCGGAGGGCAACTGTCAAAAGGCAACCCGCTGGACTGTATCAACGCCTCCTATCGCTATTAACAGTCCTGAGAGCAGCGCTAATACGGGTGAAAAGAGCATGCATGAAATAATCACACTTGAATCGCTGTGCCAGGCATTGGCTGATGGCGAGATTGCCGCTGCGGAGCTGCGCGAGCGTGCGCTCGATACTGAGGCCCGCTTGGCCCGTTTGAACTGTTTCATACGTGAGGGTGATGCGGTCAGCCAGTTTGGCGAGGCTGATCATGCAATGAAGGGTACTCCACTCTGGGGAATGCCGGTTTCCTTCAAGGATAATATCTGTGTTCGCGGTTTGCCGTTGACAGCCGGGACGCGAGGAATGTCCGGTTTCGTATCTGATCAGGATGCTGCGATTGTCAGTCAACTCAGAGCCCTCGGGGCTGTGGTCGCTGGCAAGAACAACATGCACGAACTCAGTTTCGGAGTGACCTCCATCAATCCTCATTGGGGAACCGTGGGAAACCCCGTGGCCCCCGGTTATTGTGCCGGAGGCAGTAGTGGTGGAAGTGCCGCCGCAGTGGCAAGTGGAATTGTTCCGCTGTCGGTGGGGACCGACACGGGGGGCTCGATAAGAATACCGGCGGCCTTCTGCGGCATTACGGGCTTCAGACCCACTACTGGACGCTGGTCAACGGCAGGCATTATCCCTGTTTCTCATACAAAGGATTGCGTTGGGTTGCTGACACGAACGGCAGGCGACGCCGGATTTTTGTACGGACTGTTGTCAGGCAAGCAGCAGTCTTTTCCCCTGAGCAGGACGGCCCCCTGTCGAATCGGCCTACCGGTCTCCATGTGGTCCGATCTGGATGGCGAGGTGGAGAGGGCATGCGTGAATGCACTCAGCCTGCTGCGCAAGACAGGGTTCGAGTTTATTGAAATTGATGATGCCGATATTGTCGAATTGAACCAGACACTCACGTTCACCGTTCCGCTTTACGAATTCTTTGCAGACCTTGCTCAGTCATTGCTCTCCTTGGGCTGGAAGCACGGTATCCATCATATTTTTGCACAGGTTGATGATGCCAACGTGAAAGGCATCATCAATCACCACCTTGGGGAGGGCGCTATAAAACCGGCTCACTATTTGAGTTCACTGCAAAATGGCGAGCTGTTGAAAAGAAAAATGGATGAGCTATTTGCTCGTCATAATATCGAGCTCCTGGGGTATCCCACGGTACCTTGCCGGGTACCTCATCTGGATCATGCTGACCGACCAGAGTTTTTCAGTCAGGCAATTCGCAATACCGACCTGGCCAGCAATGCGATGCTCCCCTCCATTACTATTCCTGTCGGGCCAGAAGGGCGATTGCCGGTCGGCTTGAGTTTTGATGCTCTAAGAGGGCGAGACGCACTTTTGCTGAGCAGAGTCAGTGCCATAGAGCAGGTATTAGAACGTTGAGGATTCAGTGGCCGACGATGGTTGATGCGGTTCGCGGTGTCGGCCCCCTCGCGTGCATTGAGCGACGGGGCCTTTTTGGGGAGCGCAGAATTCGGAAAAAATCGTACTCTAGACAGTTACTGGTGCGCTAGTGTGCTGTCTCAAAATTAACTTCTCTCAAGCCTGAGTGTTCATTGCCGCTCGGGCTCGTTGTATCTTGTTCAAGATATCTTCTCCTTTGGCGTTCCAAACGTAGCGAGTCGGCTGTGCATTTCGTAGTGCCAGAAATGTAGTGATCGAGCTTTCCAGCTCGCGAACCGAGCTGAAACTGCCGTCGCGCAGGTACACCGTAATGTCGCGAAAGAAACGCTCAACCATGTTCATCCACGAACTTGAGGTCGGGGTGAAATGCATATGGAAGCGCTTGTGCTTTTCGAGCCAGGCTTTCACTTTCGGATGTTTATGCGTGGCGTAGTTGTCGACGATCAGGTGCAACTGAAGGTGCTTGGGCGTTTCTCGATTGATTTTCTTGAGAAAGTCCAACCACTCTTGATGCCGGTGTTGGCGTTCTATAGCGCTGATCAACCGCCCTTCGAGGTAATCGAGCGCCGTGAACAGGGTAACCGTGCCATGGCGAAGATAATCGTGCGATTGCGTACGGATATGACCGATGCCCAAAGGTAGTCCCGGCTGAGTGCGCTCCAAGGCCTGAACCTGGCTTTTTTCATCACAGCAGAGCACCAGTGCTTTGTCTGGCGGGTCCAGATACAACCCGATGACGTCCCAGAATTTCTCTTCGAAGTTGGGATCGTTGGACAGCTTGAACGTACGAGCCAAGTGCGGCTTTATGTCATTGGCAGCCCATATGCGCTGGACGCTGGCCGGAGAAACACCAGCGACCCTCGCCATACTTCGACAGCTCCAGCGAGGCTGGCCAATACGGGGTTGGACCACTTGCTCAAGCACTCGGGCCAAGGCTTCTGGCGGCAAGAATGACTTACGTCCTCGCCCAGGCTTATCGATCAAACCGTCTAGCCCCTGCTCTTGAAAGCGCTGACACCAAAGAGTGACCGATCGCAGAGAGAATCCAACCAGGCGTGCGATTTCAACCCGAGAACAACCTTGAGCAGCTGGCAGGATGACCCTGGCGCGGCGTCCGTCACGCTGACTGATGGTGGCTGATCGTGTGCGCCGACTCAGCTCGGCGTGTTGTTCAGGACTCAGAGCAATATCTTGGGCGCTCATTTCTTCGCCTCCAACGGTGTAATCCACGAGCAAGCATAGACGATCTTATAGGGAATTTATTTTTGAGACAGCACACTAGATGGTCTAAAAGTGCAGGATCAAATCGACCTGTTTAACATAGGGTGTAGTGGTTAACTGATCCCGGACACGACGTTAAGTTTTTCCTCGGCCTGAGCCGGTGGCAGCCCACCATTAAATTGGTGTGGTCGAATCCAGTTGTACCGGTGCATCAAAAAATGGCTGATATCCCGCTGAGCTTGTTGGACCGTCGTGCAGCCTATGGTCGGTATCCACTCGGTTTTCAGACTCCTGAACACCCGCTCCATCCGCGCATTATCCCAACAGTTCCCTCGCCTGCTCATGCTCTGACGCATGCGATATCGCCGAAGGCGCTGGCGAAAACTCCGGCTTCCATATTGCGAGCCCTGTCGGAGTAGAACAGCAAACCCTGAGGCTTCCCTCGCTGCCCGTAAGCCATGTCCAAGGCCTTGATGACCAAGTCGGCATCCGGCTTTCCCGACAACGCCCAGCCCACAACACGGCGGGCAAAAAGATCTAGCACAACCGCCAGATACTGCCATTTCCCTTGAGCCCAGATGTAAGTGATATCGCCACACCAGACGTGGTCAGGAGCGGGCACATCAAACTCCCGGTTCAAAATATTAGGGATGTCGGGCCGCTCGACCGTCGCCTTTTTGTAAGCATGCGATCCCGGTTGTTTGCTGACCAACTCCAGCTCGCGCATCAGGCTGCGTACCTTGAATCGCCCGATCTGCTCACCGTCGTCCTGCATCATGGCCATGATGCTACGGCTACCGGGAGCACTGCGGCCTTGGGTGAACAACTCGTTCAACCGACTGCGCAATCGAAGGCGTTCTACATCCGGTGTGCGGCGCCTGAGACGCCGAGCGTAGTGGCACGAGCGGGCCACTTCAAACACCTTGCACAGCCAATCAACCGGCTCGTGGATGCTCAACTGGTCAATCAGCGCGAACGCTCGAGATCTTCCGACATCAAGAGCGCGGTAGCCTTTTTTAAGATCGATTTTTCCCGCTCAAGGCGAGCAATTCGGGCTTCCAGCTCTTGGATTTTCTGCTGTTCCGGGGTCAGCGCTTTGCTCTGCGGGGTGACGCCCGTGCGTTCTTGCTGTACCTGGTCGACCCATCGGCACAAAGCCGACTCGCCGACACCAAGCGAGCGGCTGGCCTCAATGAAGCTGTAATCCTGCTTAAGAACGAGGTCGGCAGCCTCGCGTTTGAATTCAGGGGAAAAGGTACGGCGTTCTCTGCCGTGGCGATTCAATACGGCCAGCGTTTCAGGGTTGTTCAAATATCCGTGCATGTCCGGTTCGGTAGTGTCGTCCGTCGACTTGAACATAAACACGCCACTGGTAACGGTTTTGTAGGGGAGTGGGACGAAGGTCTGGGTGTATTCAAAAGTAGTCATGGGTCAGCCTCACGCAGTGGCCGCGATTACGGATCGGTTGTCTTTGAAACGTTGCATGATGTCGATCACCAGCGAGTTGACGGCCAGAATTTTCATGGCTCTTGTGACAGCTACGTACAGAAGGTTCAGCTCATCGTCGCGTTTGCCGGCGTCGATGTCAGGGGAAAGCGGATCTGCAGAAAAGTCGTCATAAAGCCCAACGAAGTCCCACTCCAGACCTTTGGCTCTGTGCGCAGTGGTAAGGGTCACGGTTGCATCGAGCTCCGACGTGACAGATGCAGCACGCAGTTGCTCGATTCGTTGGGGCAGATCTGCATAGTTTTCGATGATTTTGATCGACCGCAGCATCTCAGGATCCTGCGTGGCCTTCGCGATCACGACATACTGGTCGTAATCGGCATAATCGGTCAGCAATTTGCGCTGTTGGACCTGGTCATTCATATGCCGGCTGAAATAGAACAGGTCCTCCAGATCGCGCAAGGAATAGCTGTCGATCCCTCCGATCCACTGCATGCGGTGGTTTTGGTTGACCAGGCGCAGCGCGTTCTCGATCACACCGCTCACAGTACGGTGCAGGTAGGCGCGGTGAGGGAGATCGTCCGGTAAGGCTCGTTTCACCAACGTCGGCTGTCCCAGGCCTTGCAGGGGGATCTTTTCACCCTTGAAGGAAAGGATGACGTTGGCCACGTAGGCAACAGCCGGTCCAAATCTGAAGCTCTGAGTCAGGAAGTGTTTCTCGGCGTCGTTCATCGCCGGGCTGTTTAACGCATCAACAGCGCCCCTGAACCGATAGAGCTGCTGATGTCGATCACCGACGGTGACTTGCGTGATTTTTTGGATCTGGACCAGATTCGCAATGACCGGGTTCACGTCTTGCCCTTCGTCGAGCAAAATCGCACCGAAGCGCTGGCTCAGATCCGGCTGGCTCATCTGGTACAGCTTCAGATAGCCGTCGTGCGTCATGGAGACTGAGCGATCGTTGATATCGACCATCTTGTCCCAAACGTCCATGGTCAGATTCAGCGCTTTGCTCATGTATTGTTGCTGGACCGAGGTCAGCGTGCGGTTGCTCTGGAATCGCACGAAGTGATCCTCCTTCAGCTCCAGGTCTTTGCTGGCCATGAACGCATTGAGGGTCGAGACGATGTCTTTGGCCAGCTCCCAATCCTGCGTATTGATCGTCCTTGCGATGTCGGTCAAACGCAGATTGCCGGCCTGCTTGTGTTTGTACTGGCTGCCATAGACAGCGTAGGCGAGGCCGTGAGCTGTTTTGCAGGTCACGTTGCGTGGAAAACGGTTCTTTGCCGCGATCTCAACGGCTTTGTTGTAGCAGAGGTACAGCATTTTGACCGACGAGTTATGCGTGGCGTAACCGACGAGTGTCGTTGTCTTCCCGGTACCGGCAAACGCCTGGACCAGTAGCTTCTTTGCGAAGGAGTGAATAGCTGGCAGTTGTTCTTCTGTCCATTGCATGGAGGGCACCTAGAGGTATTTTTTGAAGCTGGACGCCGTAATGCTGACCGCCAGGCCGAGCAGCGCCGCGCATGGCAGGAGCACTAGCAAAGGGCTCACGCTGAATGGCAGAGCCAGGTAAAGGCTCCAGGGGATTATCACCAGCGGCACCATCGTTGCCCGAGCTTTGTGATACAGGTAGCTGGACTCACGGCCGGCACCGAACCGCCGCAAGTCTCTGCGCACCAGTCCGTCGACGAAACCCACGAACGCCGTCATCATAAATAACGGGATTGCAAGGGTGAGGATCACCAGGCGTACGCAAAACACCAGTGTCGTGTAGAGAGCCGCGAGGCCGTAATCCTGAAACTTGCTGACTCCCACGCCCAGCATGTAACGCATATCGAAACCGCGTGTTCGTTGTCCTGTCGCAGCATAATCAGACGTGTGTTGAACCCAGTCCTGAAGCCCGGTCTTGACCACCAGCCAGTCATACGTGGTTTGAACCAGCCATGTCGCTGTTCGGCCAGGCTCTTGAACAACCACACTCTGCAGGAACCCTTTGGAGAGCCAACTGAGTTCATGATCGAGTATTGCACGAGCATGCTGCCAACCTGCCTCCGGCCAGAAAAAGTACATGCAGATCCATTCGACGATGATGGCCCCCCCAGAGACAGGAACATCACTGCCGCGAACCGGAAGGGCAGGGTGAACAGTGAACCGATGAGCGTCTGTTCCTGGTCTTGTTGCTGTTTCGCACGGTCGGCAACGTCTGCCATATCAGATGACCTCCCGCCGGTCGTTCAACAAGCCGAAAGTCATGCCGCGTCCTCGGGAGCTACAGCAATTTTTTTGAAGTCGTCGAGCAGATCAGCAGGCAGCGACTCGTTGAGCGTCTGATAACCAGGCGCTGACCACCAACCCGTGTCGTCGACCTTGCCCACCTGATAGGTCTGACGCATGCTTTCCGCCAGGGCTTGCAGATCTGCCGGCATCACCTCATAAGGATCATGCCCTGGCAAAGGCATTCTGATTTTCCACAGATTGCCGCCTTCCATGAGCGCAAAGCATTGGCCCTTGGGCAGGCCGACGACGTGCGCGGGCTCAATCATTGGCACGCTGACCTGCTGCACCTGGTCATGGCTGGAGGACGTGAACGCGGTATTGCCCGTTGCACTGTCATTCGCCGAGCTGGCCGGTGTGGATGTGAAAACCTGAACCTTAGGCAACTGGTTTGTGAGCAGCTCGGCGGTGGACGTTTCACGGACGCGCAGCATGAACACGTTGTTGAAGTTACCGATCACCTGGCCAGCCTTGGCTTTATTACCGATCTTCGCTTCGATATCGCTCATGGTCTGGGTGTAGGCAGTCACCTGCATGCCGGCACCGCCACCCTTGTTGATCATCGGAATGAATTCCTCACCCATCAGCTCGTTGAACTCATCGGCGTGGAGGTTGATAGGCACTTTGGTGCCAGGGACGCCGCCCGGTAGTCCGTCGTCGACACCGAACTTGTAGATATGGCCTGCTACCGAGACCAGGTCGGAGAACATCGAGTTGCCGACGGCAGCAGCGACCTCAGTGTCCGACAAGGCGTCCAGGCCGATATAGACCACAGCCTTTTTGCGGACTACTTGCATCCAGTCGAAGATCGGTCGCGGATCATTCACATCCTGATAGTCCGGCGAGATCAGTTCCGCCATGCGGCCTGTTGTCAGCTTCTCAAGCAGTGGCAGCAGCGAGGCGACGATCTTGTCGAAATAGGTCTTGTCGTAGCGGACCGCGCTGCGCAGTCCATCCATCACTGGATCTGCAACGCGCGTCTGAGACAGGTATTGATCGATGGCCACCACGCGGAACGGCCGGCCCTTCATATTGAACGGTACGTTTTTATCGTTGAGCTTGCCCTCAATGGCAACGATCGCCTCCCAAGCCTTTGGATCAGACTCATCAAAGTATTTAGAGGCATACTCTTGAAAGATCCCTTCGATGTTGATCACGTGCTGCTGGATCTGCAGGTAGTCAGGTCGACGGCCCAATGCGACAAGGGCTCTTGCGATGATGTTCACGAAACGCCATGCGAACTCACGGAATGCTGCTGAGTTACCTTCCCCGGAGAGTTGCCCAGCGATCCGGGTGGCCACCTCTGAAATCCGCCCAAAACGCCCAACGGCGTTGTAGCGTGCCGAGTGATCTGGCCAGCCCAGGTGGAACACATAAAATTCGTTCAGGCGGCCGGCGCGTTTGGCTTCCAGATACATGCGTTTGAGCAAATCTGCATCGCCCTTCGGATCAAAGACGATGACGACCTCGTGCTTGCCGTGCTTTTTCCGCCGAATGTCCTGAGTGATGAACAATTCAGCCAGGCGCGTTTTTCCGACACGGGTGGTGCCCAGAACAATCGAATGGCCTACTCGCTCGCCCAAAGGGAGAGAGACGTTCTCCTCGTATGGCTCGATGCCGTGCAGCCTTGGCAAGCCGCCTACGGGTGGCAGAGGTCGCACAGGATTGATGGGCACGTCCCATGATGTTGCTCTGGCCAGAAGGCGGACAGGGTGTGGAGCGAACTCCGCTCTCTCCTCAAAGCGGCGCGCTGCGCGGAACAGTGGGGTGGCTTCAACGTAGCTGGAGTACTTCGGCAGGTAAGTGTCCATCAGCCGCTGGGTATGGCGCTGCTGCCAGCGAAAGCCAAGACCGATGAACAGACGTTGATTGCTCACCGGCACTTCTTTACTGGTCATCGTGTAATGAGGCAGACGACGGATATTTCGTCGATAGCGCAGCACATGCCATGCCTGTTTCAGGCGTACTAACCCCAAAGCCAGAAAGCCCGCAGCCGTCACGATGCCGAACAGCGGAGTCAGCGCGAACGCCCAGGGCGCGAACACGCATAGAAAAGCACCTGCAGCGCACACGTACACGGTGTACAGCTCAACGGC
It includes:
- the iaaH gene encoding indoleacetamide hydrolase yields the protein MHEIITLESLCQALADGEIAAAELRERALDTEARLARLNCFIREGDAVSQFGEADHAMKGTPLWGMPVSFKDNICVRGLPLTAGTRGMSGFVSDQDAAIVSQLRALGAVVAGKNNMHELSFGVTSINPHWGTVGNPVAPGYCAGGSSGGSAAAVASGIVPLSVGTDTGGSIRIPAAFCGITGFRPTTGRWSTAGIIPVSHTKDCVGLLTRTAGDAGFLYGLLSGKQQSFPLSRTAPCRIGLPVSMWSDLDGEVERACVNALSLLRKTGFEFIEIDDADIVELNQTLTFTVPLYEFFADLAQSLLSLGWKHGIHHIFAQVDDANVKGIINHHLGEGAIKPAHYLSSLQNGELLKRKMDELFARHNIELLGYPTVPCRVPHLDHADRPEFFSQAIRNTDLASNAMLPSITIPVGPEGRLPVGLSFDALRGRDALLLSRVSAIEQVLER
- a CDS encoding IS630 family transposase; the encoded protein is MSAQDIALSPEQHAELSRRTRSATISQRDGRRARVILPAAQGCSRVEIARLVGFSLRSVTLWCQRFQEQGLDGLIDKPGRGRKSFLPPEALARVLEQVVQPRIGQPRWSCRSMARVAGVSPASVQRIWAANDIKPHLARTFKLSNDPNFEEKFWDVIGLYLDPPDKALVLCCDEKSQVQALERTQPGLPLGIGHIRTQSHDYLRHGTVTLFTALDYLEGRLISAIERQHRHQEWLDFLKKINRETPKHLQLHLIVDNYATHKHPKVKAWLEKHKRFHMHFTPTSSSWMNMVERFFRDITVYLRDGSFSSVRELESSITTFLALRNAQPTRYVWNAKGEDILNKIQRARAAMNTQA
- the iaaM gene encoding tryptophan 2-monooxygenase, producing the protein MYDHFSSPSIDILYDYSPFLKRCEMTGGIGSYSSGTPTPRVAIVGAGISGLVAATELLRAGVKDVVLYESRDRIGGRVWSQVFDQTRSRYIAEMGAMRFPPSATGLFHYLNKFDISTSTTFPDPGVVDTELHYRGKRYYWSAGKKPPELFRRVYEGWQSLLSEGYLLEGGSLVAPLDITAMLKSGRLEEAAIAWQGWLNVFRDCSFYNAIVCIFTGRHPPGGDRWARPEDFELFGSLGIGSGGFLPVFQAGFTEILRMVINGYQSDQRLIPGGISSLAARLADQSFDGKALRDRVCFSRVGRISREAEKIIIQTEAGEQRVFDRVIVTSSNRAMQMIHCLTDSESFLSRDVARAVRETHLTGSSKLFILTRTKFWIKNKLPTTIQSDGLVRGVYCLDYQPDEPEGHGVVLLSYTWEDDAQKMLAMPDKKTRCQVLVDDLAAIHPTFASYLLPVDGDYERYVLHHDWLTDPHSAGAFKLNYPGEDVYSQRLFFQPMTANSPNKDTGLYLAGCSCSFAGGWIEGAVQTALNSACAVLRSTGGQLSKGNPLDCINASYRY
- the traD gene encoding type IV conjugative transfer system coupling protein TraD; translation: MAHEYAIESLLRPAVELYTVYVCAAGAFLCVFAPWAFALTPLFGIVTAAGFLALGLVRLKQAWHVLRYRRNIRRLPHYTMTSKEVPVSNQRLFIGLGFRWQQRHTQRLMDTYLPKYSSYVEATPLFRAARRFEERAEFAPHPVRLLARATSWDVPINPVRPLPPVGGLPRLHGIEPYEENVSLPLGERVGHSIVLGTTRVGKTRLAELFITQDIRRKKHGKHEVVIVFDPKGDADLLKRMYLEAKRAGRLNEFYVFHLGWPDHSARYNAVGRFGRISEVATRIAGQLSGEGNSAAFREFAWRFVNIIARALVALGRRPDYLQIQQHVINIEGIFQEYASKYFDESDPKAWEAIVAIEGKLNDKNVPFNMKGRPFRVVAIDQYLSQTRVADPVMDGLRSAVRYDKTYFDKIVASLLPLLEKLTTGRMAELISPDYQDVNDPRPIFDWMQVVRKKAVVYIGLDALSDTEVAAAVGNSMFSDLVSVAGHIYKFGVDDGLPGGVPGTKVPINLHADEFNELMGEEFIPMINKGGGAGMQVTAYTQTMSDIEAKIGNKAKAGQVIGNFNNVFMLRVRETSTAELLTNQLPKVQVFTSTPASSANDSATGNTAFTSSSHDQVQQVSVPMIEPAHVVGLPKGQCFALMEGGNLWKIRMPLPGHDPYEVMPADLQALAESMRQTYQVGKVDDTGWWSAPGYQTLNESLPADLLDDFKKIAVAPEDAA
- a CDS encoding UvrD-helicase domain-containing protein, coding for MQWTEEQLPAIHSFAKKLLVQAFAGTGKTTTLVGYATHNSSVKMLYLCYNKAVEIAAKNRFPRNVTCKTAHGLAYAVYGSQYKHKQAGNLRLTDIARTINTQDWELAKDIVSTLNAFMASKDLELKEDHFVRFQSNRTLTSVQQQYMSKALNLTMDVWDKMVDINDRSVSMTHDGYLKLYQMSQPDLSQRFGAILLDEGQDVNPVIANLVQIQKITQVTVGDRHQQLYRFRGAVDALNSPAMNDAEKHFLTQSFRFGPAVAYVANVILSFKGEKIPLQGLGQPTLVKRALPDDLPHRAYLHRTVSGVIENALRLVNQNHRMQWIGGIDSYSLRDLEDLFYFSRHMNDQVQQRKLLTDYADYDQYVVIAKATQDPEMLRSIKIIENYADLPQRIEQLRAASVTSELDATVTLTTAHRAKGLEWDFVGLYDDFSADPLSPDIDAGKRDDELNLLYVAVTRAMKILAVNSLVIDIMQRFKDNRSVIAATA